The genome window TCCCACCGTCACATCGTAAAGCCACTTGTCGTCTCCACTCCCCTCACCCATGCGGTATTCACTGGTAGGAACAGAGATAAGATAGGGGCTGAACGTGTATTCATAACCGTCATGCCGTACCTTCTCCGCCTTTACCAGATACAGGCCCGGCTCTAAATTCTCTGCCGTTCCACTGCTATGTGCTTCGCCTGCACCGGTAACCGGATGCATTGCTACGGTTGCATTCTCCTTGATGCTGCTTCCCTCTGCCTCAATCTTCTCCGTGATCTTCTGTGCCAGGTCCTTCCACTGCTGGGTCCATGCGGCCCGGTCCTGACCCTTATCTTCGATCACAATATCACTGCCGTAGTTTTTCGTGTCCACCATATAATTTGCCGTCTCATCTATAGAAGCCACCTTATACAGCTTCACCGGAATCTCCCTTACTTTAGACAGCTCCTTTGCGAACTCAATCCCCGTCGTCTCCAGGGTAAGTGAGCAGGTATGATTTTCCAAATCCAGAGCACCTGCCGCTCTCGCCGCCGCAAGATGCATTCCCGACACGGCAAGAATGAGCGCCAGCACTCCGGCTACATATCCTTTCTTTATCCTAGTCCTATTCATCCTTCTCCCTCCTTGATGGGTCTGCTATTTTCTCATGTTTCCTTGTGTCTGATGTTTTCTTCTATCGGATACTTCTTCATATTCCTTTATATCTGATGCCTTCTCATGGTTTCCTGCACCTATCATTACTTGCCATGTTTCCTGTTATATAATGCGATCCGTATCTTCGACAGGAGCAGAATCATCAGTATGATGAACGCCGCCATCATCAGATACAGCATATAGTAGCTCTTTACCGATTCCACCATGCTGTCCACCGGCGCCAGCACTCTCTCATCATCCTCGCCGTTATAGGGAACCCGGGTTCCCCAGCAGCATGCGGTGGCTGTTAATCCCGTAAGGCGTACATGTGAGAAGTGTCATGTAATCCTTCCCTTCCACGATCTGCATCGCATCCGTAAGCGCATCCAGGTCATCCTTATCCACCATCGGAAGGATCTGATCGATCTGGTACGCCAGCACCTCATCCAACACATGGATATAAAATTTATCTCCCACCACCATCTGATCCGCATCCGATAGGAGTTTCGCTGATGGCAGCCCCCGGTGGGCCGCTATGACGCTATGGCAGTTTTCCCCGCCAATGGGGAGCTTCGTCCCCGGAAGGTGTCCTCCCGCAATCTGCAGCACTCCTTCAGAAGTGCCATGGTAGATGGGAAACTTCTGATTAATCTTCGGTATAGATAAATAACCCATGATTCCAGTCTCATCGACATTCAGGACCTTCCAGTATTCGGTGTCTTCCAGCCTGATCTCATCCTTCCGGCTATCTTCGGAAATTTCCTTTTCAGCTGTATTACCTGCCTGATTGCCCCCGGCAGTCTCTATTCCAAAGGTATCTCCGTGAAATGTATTTTCAGTTATCTTAGCGTTATAGGTCCTCGCATCCTCCCAGATCCGGCTGTAATCCTCCTCATTCAGATCCTGTACCGCATCATCATAGGTCGATATCGCCCGGCTTTGGTGCAGCGTATTCCATTGATCCGCTACCTTCGGGTAAGCAAAAATTGCAAGCCCCGCCAGAAATACCAGGGCGCACAGGATACCCGGCAGTCTTTTCTTCATCGAAATCCTCCCTTATTTTTCCATTCCTCCGGCCCTGATCCGCTCCACCACTTCTGCGGCGTCCGGTTTTTCCTTCGCCTTTTTCTCACTCTTTCGCTGATCGATCAGCAGGATGATGAGCAGGATAAATACCATCGGGATCGCCAGTGCGATGGAAACAAGAGTGGAACTGACCCGAGTCGCATCAGCAGGAATGTAAGCTGTCACCTGGCCTTCCGTCCGTATACCCCGGACCAACAGGCGGTGCGAGTTGATGCCATAGGGCGTACACGTCATCAGGGTACAGTAATCCTTGCCGGCATCAATCTCAAGCTCCTTCACCTCTTCCGGAAGAACAATCCTGATCTGGTCTACCTCATAGGTGACCGTCTGGTTCAGAACGGTAATGGAAAATGTATCACCCTCCATCATTTCGTCCAGGTCACTGAAAAGCTTCGCTGAGGGCAGTCCTCTGTGGGCGGAGATCACTGCATGGGTACCGGTGCCTCCCACCGGGAAGCTGGACCCCGCCAGATGTCCGACTGCAACCTGCAGCACCCCTTCATCTGTTCCGTGGTAAATCGGAAGCTCCACACCCAGAATCGGTATCGTCACATACCCCATGATTCCGGTCCCGCTGATGTCCAGTATTTCTTCATAATTCCCGAGGCTCTCATATTCCGTAAAGGGGAAATCCAAATCCAGAAGCGCCCTGTTAAATGCATTCGCTTCCTCAAGCAATGTCTCACAATCTGCTTCGTCCATCTGCGCGACCATGTCACTGTACGTAGCGATAGCCCGGGACTGTGTCCTGGAGTTCCAGTAATCGCTGATAAACGGATACAGCACCACGGAGAGACCAATGAAAAAAATAAAGACTAAAATGGTAGATCCTCTGTCTTTTTTCATCTGTTTTATTAGTTTCATAAGCATCTCCCTAAAGCTGTATTATCGCGGTCTCACGCTTTTTAAACGGGACTTGGCGGTCCAAAGACCGCCCCGTCCGCTTCTTTTATAACAGCATGCCGTTATTCAGACATTCTTTTTCTTGTAACAAGCATCACACCTGCACCAATCATCAGAACTGCACCAACGATATAGAAGATCGTGGTACCGATACCACCGGTGGAAGGAAGAAGAACTCCTGCCTTGTTGACAATTTCTACAGCCTCTGCAGCCAAATCAGTGTAGTTTTTAACAACCGTCTCAGTCTTAGCTGCAGCAGAGGACTCACTTACAAGATTACCGTCGGCATCATAATATCTTGTGCCAGATGTCTCATAGATGGTTTCACCAAGTTTCTGAGGCGTAAGGTCTGTGGTTCCAGTAAGCTTATTATATCCATCAGGAGCCTTAGACTCAGTTACCTTCAGTGTGACACCCTCTTTAAGACCGATAATGTAAAGCTGGCCATCACTGTTAGTGCTCATAGCAGTACTTGGAGTTTCACTGTTTTTATCGTAGGAAACAACTCTATATACACCCGCTTCACCTGCAATGGGCTCTACGCTAAGCCCTGCAACAGTGAATTCCGCACCAGCCAGAGCCTTGGTTCCATCAGTTTTCTTCAACGCTGCACCGTAAGTCTTAACCACCGCTTTATCAGAGTAACTATCCTTAAAAGGCTCACCACCGTTTTTATCCTTATTAGGTGTGATAGTGACTGTATTGGTGTTTCCATTACCATCAATATTAACTGTAGAAGTAATCTTAGCTGTATATTTCATAGTAATCGTGGAACCATTTTTATAAAGGTTTGCACCATTATCGTCAACCCACGGTATAGTGATCTTCTTGTTTGTAAATTCCTCGTAAGAATCTGAGAGATTAACATCCGGATAATGGGGTTTGTCAGTTGTACTTTGAACAATCTTTACTTCTGTAATTACAACTTCTGTTAAAAACTCAGGCAAAGTATCAGAAATTGTATAAGATTTCACCTGCTCCTCGCCAATATAGTTCGCCGTCGTAAACGTCGCTGTATAGGTTACTGTCTCACCAATGCTGGCAGAGCTCACCTTCTCTCCATTGACTTCCTTTTTAGCAGTAGGTGTGGTAACGTTTTTATCAGTGATTTCGACATTAGGCATGGTTGTGTCCACAGAAATCACCTGCTCGCCCTGGCTTGTAGTCACCACATAATAACCGAGATCAAGGTTTGTAAACTTCAAAACCGAGCCGTCACTTACAGCCGTAACAATTGGGGTTTGCGACCCTTTCCATGTAGTAAGAGCGCTCCTCAGACCGTCACTCATACCTTCGCCAGTCCAGTAGTCAGTTGGACCTGTTACCACATTCGTTTTTGCTTCCTCCCCATAATACGTAATTGTTTTGAATGCATCTTTAGTTGCCTGAACATATCCAGAGCCTGTAGATGTCTCTACAAAATATGTTTCAAGTCCTTCCGGCACAGGTCCTTTGTAGGCAACTTTACCGCCTCCCACAGTTGCATCAAAGAGCCTGTAAGCCGAATAAGTCTCACCCTTTGCAGCGTTCTTAATAGTGATTGAACCGGTTCCGCCTTCTTTAGAATCCACATCCTGTGCGAAAGCAGTCATGCTGACCATAGCCAATGCCATGACCATAGCAAGCACCAAAGCCATCATCTTTTTGATTGTTTTCATGGTTTCTCTTTCCTTTCTTAGTTAGATTTGAGTTTTGAAATTAAAACTAATGTTTCTACGCATCAGGAGGATTCGCTCCCCTCCTGATGCATTTATAATATCTTCCCGAAACCCCATTCCTTAAGATTTCGAAAAGTTATATTTTCTATTGATCCAGAACAGGAGCAAGCCTGCACAGATAATCAACAGTCCTCCCACGGTATACGGGATTGTACCGATTCCACCGGTCATAGGCAACTCGTACGTAGCAATAATCACTCCAAGATCCTGATTAGTGTACATCTCCACACCATTGACCAGGCTAACAGTTCCCATTTCGTCAATACTGTGAAGCTTCATGTCAATAGACTCTTTCGAATACTGGATGTAGCAAGCATACTCATTGGGATCAAATGTATCTGCCTCGTTTTTGGCGATTGCCTTGCCGTCGTTGGTGTTGGCATCATTTTGCCCGTTCTGCTGGTAAGTTGTAACGTCAGTGAATTCCTTCAGGGGCTCTCCTTTGAATGCCACGACGTAATCTCCTGCCTCCAGCTTTTCGAAGGAATATGCGCCCGTCTTGTCGGTCGTAACCGTAGAAATTTCCCCTCCTGTCACGTCCTCCTTGCATAGCTCATATTGATCATTCTTGACTTTCTTGAAAAGCGTAGCTGTAACCCCTTCCAGAAGTTCCTCGTCATCGTCTCGGATGCCGTCGAGATTGCGGTCATACCATACGACACCTGATATGCTGCGGGAGATTACCTGCGTTTCCACCTTATTGGAGGTGAGCGGGAGAGTCGCGCTGCCTACAATCCAGCAATTGGCAACGTTTTTGTACCAGTCGTCGGCTTTGTTCCCTTTTGTTTTCACCGTAATCTGCATCTTGATGGTCTGACCCTTTTTCAGATTTTCCACCTTTGCGTACAAGCCGGTGATCTCACTCAGTTCCTTATCCTTGGTCCCATCCAACATCGCCTTAAAAGCTTTGTCATATTCAAACTTACCGTCTGTTACCTTTCCCAGAGGCTGGAAAAGCTTCTCTTCGTTGAGCATATTCTCCACGTTACTCTCATTCATGCCACTTATCTTTCCATTGGCATCCGCAGACCCGCCAAATACCTTCACCTTATCGTAAAGTACCCTATAGTCAGCGGTACTGTAATACACAGTGGCATCTGCCGGAGACGCACCTTCTTCCTCGCTGGATGTAACTTTAACCTCACGGAGCACGACATCCCCATCAAACTTCGAACCACGAATATCATCATTACGGGGAATCATGTCGTAAAAATAGATCTTATCAATCTTGTCGCTACCGCTGTTGGTATATGTGACGTCATAGGTAATTTCATCGTCCAGCTCAATATACCGCGTACTCACGGCCTTGGTCAGATTGGTGCCGCTTCGCATGACAATACCAACAGTGACATTGTCAGTATTGCCCTTTGCCGAATCATACGCTCTGTTATCCCCCGCGCCGCTGATATAAGCGCTGGCTTTGATAGTATCGTTGTTTTTCAGGACAGTTACAGCGGCGAAATTGGCCTGGAAGGTAATATCAGGCAGATGCAGCCCCACCGGAGCGCCCTTGATTTCAAAGGTAACCGACTGGTTATTTTTCTCCGTCCGTGCATAGATTTCGATAGGATACCGCTTGCCATCCGAGGCCACAAATTCAAGCTTAGTAGGATTATTCGGATCAGTGCCAATGGCAATACTTGTTTCCTCGCTCGCCACTTTTCCGTCCGCATCCACTGCATAGCCCATGATTCGATAGGAACCGCCGGAAACAAAGATGCGCTGGGCGTCACCGGTGTAGCCCTCGTCCAGAACCGTCTTGATGGTCAGGGTAGTTGTCGGACTTTTCGACTGACCGGTCAGATCGGAAATTTCTGTTCTGATGTTCTTCAACCGATAGTCCACCACCGTCTCGCCATCGCCCAGGTTGTAGGAACTCATGCCCACCGTATCTTTGTTGTCCACGCCAATGTTGATTCCCGCTTTGTAACTCAAGATCAACAGGCTGTTGCCCGCCAGCGTGCCGCCAGCGTGAGTCCCCTTCACCTGAAGACCATCCTTATACTCGGTCTTTACATAATAGGGAGGGCTATTCTTATTTGAATTAGCAAGTTCGCCGCTATACTGGTCATCCTTAACAGTATTTGTCGGTTCTGGAAATCCTTCCAGTTCATTCTTCCCTGTGCTGGAATTCCATTCGCCATTCTTCCAGCTTATGGCATCCAGATCATAGGACCAGACTCGGAATGTGTTGACTGTAGCGACAGTCTTGCTGACCAACTCCTTATCATTCCCGTTCACCGTGACAGGGATGCGCATGTACTGGTACTTACCGCCCAGCAGATCGCAGCCACGCAGTTCCATCAGTACGCCGACACAGGTATAACCAGCACTTTTCAGTGCCTCTAAACTGGTATAGTAGCACAGATCCTCCTCACGGACGGAATTCATATAAGCCAGTACACCCTCCCTGTTAGTGTCATATCCCCCCGGATACTCCGGGTCCGCGGCATAAAGGAATTTCGCCGTTCCCGGTTTGTCATACTTCTCATCCCAATTCTGATAGACACCGGGCTTCCCTCGAATGCTCAACGCCCTGCTGTCGAACAATTGGAGCAGGTTCATGGAGCGGGTACGATAATCGCCGCCGGAACTCACCATGCCATAGCTGGTGATCCAGATCTCATCCCCGGCAAAGGTACTGCAGTCATAGGATGTGGTCCAATACTCTGTGCCCAGGAAGCCCTCGCTCGTAGTTTTGGGGTCATTTTCCTTATATTTCCCGTTAAACGCGCTGCCCTTAGTCAGGCTTCCGGGTTTGTATAGAACGATCTGGTCACTCAGGGTATTGTCTTTACTGTACACTTCATGATTGATTTTGGTCGTATCATCATCCAATGCCTTCAACTCCTGCCCGGCACGGGTATTCAGATGTAAATTGCTGACCGTCGTGTTCAGGAAGACTTCCACTTCGCTTACCTCCTGCACCATCGGGAACACGCTGAGCACCTGTACGCACCCGGCGGAGAAACACCTGGCATAGGTGTCATAGCCTTCTATATTTCCGGAATTACCTGCATCCCTGGTGGGAAAATGTTGTTTGTCAAAGTCAAAATCATAATCTCTGATCGAGAAGTGATAGGTCGTATCCGCACCAGTTCCCGTCACAACGGTGGGATTTGCAATCTCGTTGAGTTTCTCAAGTGAATCAACTTTCACGCCTTCTCCATTCACCATGGACCAGTCACCGCCATAATAGCAGCCGTCGTGATAAGCAATATAGTTGCTGGGGCCGCCACCCTTGGCGTAGGGTGAACGGGTTTCACCGTCCCAGTAGATGTTGCGCCCGCCGTTACCCTTGCCATCCTTTAGCGTTGTCACCGTCCCTCTGCCTGGATCGGCATAGTTATAGGTATAAGCGGTATTCGCGGGTATATTCTCGTTGTAATCCCACAGGATTGCCGTGTATTCGTCCGGATCAATTTTCTGTCCTTTCACATCGGATTTGGTCTCGGAGGAGAAATTCAGATCGAAGGTGATATCCCCCACCGGCAAGGACAGACCCCTGAGCCCCTTGGCTTCCCGGTTCTTTTCCGGCTCATTGTCCGTATCGTTATAGAGCTGCAGTGTAATACCGTAGCAGGTGAGCCGGCCATAGCGGTAATTGGCGTACTGCTTCTGTAACTCCTCTGATAGTTTCTCGCCATTCCGTGTGAACTCGGCAGGGTTGGATTTGCCATGGTTTTCCTCAAGGCTGGCAAGCCGCACCAGCTCGTCGCGAACATTCCCCGTGACTGCCTGACCGGTGGAGAAGTCAAACCAGTCCTTATAACTCATGTCGTTGTTTTTCTTTACCTGGACATTGAAATTTGTTCCCGCAGAAACTTTGACATCTGAAGCCTTTATTACGTTATCCTCGTCAGGCCGGACAGGGGATATTTGGCCTACTCCTTTTCCTTCAGAACCATAGTTATCCGCATTCCCCTCCACCCACATTTTGAAAGTAGGAGCAAAAATCTCTCCGTTGTCAGCATTACGTACCTCCACTGCTGTTGAAAAGCCTTGCGTACCACTCAGGATACTTTCACCGGGATTGGCTTTAAGTTTGGTCCAGCCAACAAGCCTTTGCTTGACAACGCCTCCGCTGGTAACCCTGTAACTGTTCTCTCCATCAGTGCTTCCGTTTACCTGGGCGTTCATCGAAACCGGGTTCTTTGTATCAGCAGACGCAAAACCGTGTTCATCGCGGCAGACGTTTCCACTACCGTCTGTCTGGGGCAAATAGTACTTCCCGTCGCGATCCATGATCATAATGACATTACCACTATTGTCCAAGTATTCTATACTATAGTTCTGACCCAGCCAAAGCATCTTGCTGACGTCAAACCGAGCAGCGGTGGCGGACTTTTCCAATGTCAGTTCAAAATACACATTGACTTCAGTCTCCGTAATACCCTCCTGCCGCGCCCCGAAGGTTGCCTCCAGATTGTATTGAATGGTGTCATAGGAGCGGACGACCTTATTGCTGTCACCGCTGTCATTGCCCGGATTATCCGTCTTGTCAAAGGGAGCGGAGCCGTCAATGATTTTTTTAATATTCAGCGCATCAACATAGCCCTTCGCCAGCTTCTTACTCACAAATACATAAGGGCCGGCCTGACTTGTTTTAAAGGTGAAGCTTGTGTAGCCCTTATTCTCCACCTTCATATCCTCCACCGAATCTGCACCCAATTCCGTCAGGGAGCCGTCTTCGATGTTGAAAACCAGCAGCTTCCTCTCGCCTGCAAGACCAGGCAGTCTTGCGTCTTCTTTCAAATATTCGATTTTGACCTTAACGTTTCCACTCTCGCTCAGAGGCATCGTTTCCGAATCGGTACCATCCTGTTTAATCCAACAGATGGTATAACACTGCCAACCGTTAACCTCGCCTGCTTTCGCTTGAACCGCCTTCTCATCGGGATAGCCATCCTCGCCCGCTTCCATCTCGCGGATGGAAAGTTTATAACCCTCCGGCGCGGATTGT of Roseburia hominis contains these proteins:
- a CDS encoding DUF5979 domain-containing protein yields the protein MNRTRIKKGYVAGVLALILAVSGMHLAAARAAGALDLENHTCSLTLETTGIEFAKELSKVREIPVKLYKVASIDETANYMVDTKNYGSDIVIEDKGQDRAAWTQQWKDLAQKITEKIEAEGSSIKENATVAMHPVTGAGEAHSSGTAENLEPGLYLVKAEKVRHDGYEYTFSPYLISVPTSEYRMGEGSGDDKWLYDVTVGLKPSREPLEGDMEIRKTLNTYNESLGEVTFVFEVTGTDPVTGEVVYSNVVSMNFDDGTPNGTQTVKITGLPVGTIVTVKEIYNGGSYTEVSGNYTTTIEPTKDGVSQTKPVSFVNDYDDKLKKGYGIVNHFDFVGDEAYTDEDGNLVVKGHYEWEKCFPDSVEAESESGPTGKGSVPEEEEQSAQ
- a CDS encoding class C sortase; amino-acid sequence: MKKRLPGILCALVFLAGLAIFAYPKVADQWNTLHQSRAISTYDDAVQDLNEEDYSRIWEDARTYNAKITENTFHGDTFGIETAGGNQAGNTAEKEISEDSRKDEIRLEDTEYWKVLNVDETGIMGYLSIPKINQKFPIYHGTSEGVLQIAGGHLPGTKLPIGGENCHSVIAAHRGLPSAKLLSDADQMVVGDKFYIHVLDEVLAYQIDQILPMVDKDDLDALTDAMQIVEGKDYMTLLTCTPYGINSHRMLLGNPGSL
- a CDS encoding class C sortase, yielding MKLIKQMKKDRGSTILVFIFFIGLSVVLYPFISDYWNSRTQSRAIATYSDMVAQMDEADCETLLEEANAFNRALLDLDFPFTEYESLGNYEEILDISGTGIMGYVTIPILGVELPIYHGTDEGVLQVAVGHLAGSSFPVGGTGTHAVISAHRGLPSAKLFSDLDEMMEGDTFSITVLNQTVTYEVDQIRIVLPEEVKELEIDAGKDYCTLMTCTPYGINSHRLLVRGIRTEGQVTAYIPADATRVSSTLVSIALAIPMVFILLIILLIDQRKSEKKAKEKPDAAEVVERIRAGGMEK
- a CDS encoding isopeptide-forming domain-containing fimbrial protein, with protein sequence MKTIKKMMALVLAMVMALAMVSMTAFAQDVDSKEGGTGSITIKNAAKGETYSAYRLFDATVGGGKVAYKGPVPEGLETYFVETSTGSGYVQATKDAFKTITYYGEEAKTNVVTGPTDYWTGEGMSDGLRSALTTWKGSQTPIVTAVSDGSVLKFTNLDLGYYVVTTSQGEQVISVDTTMPNVEITDKNVTTPTAKKEVNGEKVSSASIGETVTYTATFTTANYIGEEQVKSYTISDTLPEFLTEVVITEVKIVQSTTDKPHYPDVNLSDSYEEFTNKKITIPWVDDNGANLYKNGSTITMKYTAKITSTVNIDGNGNTNTVTITPNKDKNGGEPFKDSYSDKAVVKTYGAALKKTDGTKALAGAEFTVAGLSVEPIAGEAGVYRVVSYDKNSETPSTAMSTNSDGQLYIIGLKEGVTLKVTESKAPDGYNKLTGTTDLTPQKLGETIYETSGTRYYDADGNLVSESSAAAKTETVVKNYTDLAAEAVEIVNKAGVLLPSTGGIGTTIFYIVGAVLMIGAGVMLVTRKRMSE
- a CDS encoding SdrD B-like domain-containing protein, whose product is MQGERKQEAAGYLARNRRRRTRKKIIGALACIVVLGTVYTLILPALTLEKTQKCEKTEHTHSEACYVQAANESENVPVCTPKTLDLHEHTKDCLDKNGEYCCGYSDFVVHEHNSACFDSDGKLWCSLTEVKAHTHDQSCYTQVEAKPSHTHTDECYTTERGELACAIPEGEGAHAHSEDLGCYDEDDSLICQKEETSGHQHTDDCYAWNKVLTCKLSTEPAKSAEPELICDKEEIILHEHSPKCFDENDNLICGKTQVLEHKHTEACFRTAKESVLSCNLEEHTHSAACSVIELIEALPTRQSVEERIAAFEEDGDEAGGDAYLAELKTQIEKAYEAYDALTEEEQAKVTNVDRLTALEWLRDFAWQQEAVDASPAAPEETEVPTDEAQDNGTQDNGDLVAYDAENENDARVKATVTLPEGQSAPEGYKLSIREMEAGEDGYPDEKAVQAKAGEVNGWQCYTICWIKQDGTDSETMPLSESGNVKVKIEYLKEDARLPGLAGERKLLVFNIEDGSLTELGADSVEDMKVENKGYTSFTFKTSQAGPYVFVSKKLAKGYVDALNIKKIIDGSAPFDKTDNPGNDSGDSNKVVRSYDTIQYNLEATFGARQEGITETEVNVYFELTLEKSATAARFDVSKMLWLGQNYSIEYLDNSGNVIMIMDRDGKYYLPQTDGSGNVCRDEHGFASADTKNPVSMNAQVNGSTDGENSYRVTSGGVVKQRLVGWTKLKANPGESILSGTQGFSTAVEVRNADNGEIFAPTFKMWVEGNADNYGSEGKGVGQISPVRPDEDNVIKASDVKVSAGTNFNVQVKKNNDMSYKDWFDFSTGQAVTGNVRDELVRLASLEENHGKSNPAEFTRNGEKLSEELQKQYANYRYGRLTCYGITLQLYNDTDNEPEKNREAKGLRGLSLPVGDITFDLNFSSETKSDVKGQKIDPDEYTAILWDYNENIPANTAYTYNYADPGRGTVTTLKDGKGNGGRNIYWDGETRSPYAKGGGPSNYIAYHDGCYYGGDWSMVNGEGVKVDSLEKLNEIANPTVVTGTGADTTYHFSIRDYDFDFDKQHFPTRDAGNSGNIEGYDTYARCFSAGCVQVLSVFPMVQEVSEVEVFLNTTVSNLHLNTRAGQELKALDDDTTKINHEVYSKDNTLSDQIVLYKPGSLTKGSAFNGKYKENDPKTTSEGFLGTEYWTTSYDCSTFAGDEIWITSYGMVSSGGDYRTRSMNLLQLFDSRALSIRGKPGVYQNWDEKYDKPGTAKFLYAADPEYPGGYDTNREGVLAYMNSVREEDLCYYTSLEALKSAGYTCVGVLMELRGCDLLGGKYQYMRIPVTVNGNDKELVSKTVATVNTFRVWSYDLDAISWKNGEWNSSTGKNELEGFPEPTNTVKDDQYSGELANSNKNSPPYYVKTEYKDGLQVKGTHAGGTLAGNSLLILSYKAGINIGVDNKDTVGMSSYNLGDGETVVDYRLKNIRTEISDLTGQSKSPTTTLTIKTVLDEGYTGDAQRIFVSGGSYRIMGYAVDADGKVASEETSIAIGTDPNNPTKLEFVASDGKRYPIEIYARTEKNNQSVTFEIKGAPVGLHLPDITFQANFAAVTVLKNNDTIKASAYISGAGDNRAYDSAKGNTDNVTVGIVMRSGTNLTKAVSTRYIELDDEITYDVTYTNSGSDKIDKIYFYDMIPRNDDIRGSKFDGDVVLREVKVTSSEEEGASPADATVYYSTADYRVLYDKVKVFGGSADANGKISGMNESNVENMLNEEKLFQPLGKVTDGKFEYDKAFKAMLDGTKDKELSEITGLYAKVENLKKGQTIKMQITVKTKGNKADDWYKNVANCWIVGSATLPLTSNKVETQVISRSISGVVWYDRNLDGIRDDDEELLEGVTATLFKKVKNDQYELCKEDVTGGEISTVTTDKTGAYSFEKLEAGDYVVAFKGEPLKEFTDVTTYQQNGQNDANTNDGKAIAKNEADTFDPNEYACYIQYSKESIDMKLHSIDEMGTVSLVNGVEMYTNQDLGVIIATYELPMTGGIGTIPYTVGGLLIICAGLLLFWINRKYNFSKS